The sequence gttcttcgtcttccaagccaaaatcaccacttttaaagcgtgcaaaccacttctggcacgttcgctcagatagagcatgctcaccataaacttccaccaagatacgatgactttcggctgcttttttcttcatattaaaataatgaagaagaattccccgcaaaaacacattatttggcacgaaattcgacattttcaagtgtggtaaaaatattgttgtttacgcttcaaataaaaaacttatactgacgtttgtgccttacgacagtagctctccaatgaatgtttggaaatgtggatcgatggaataataatcaagttacgccatctgttgtaaaaccgcacgaacttataaatagacctatcaGATCAGGCTATGAACACAAACTTCTTACGCACAAATTGCAACGAAAAGTAAAATAACTATTGGCATTGGTTTAGaacctaaaaaaatgtaatataaggtacttacaaatacaattttcggCGATGacaaatataattgaatagCACCCGATATTGAATTAAATTCACTTAAGGCTCGAACAGCAGGGTCATTACGTGAGCactgtgttttttgtttatcacCATACAAAGATAAAGAGCTAGTTCCGGCCTTTATCTCACCGATTGCCCTCTTCGATTTTATGTTTTAACTCTTGGAAAGTCTCTGGGTGGTTGGCATTAGACTCACCTCTAAGAGCTCGTCATAGAAAATAGTCTATTGAAATCAAATACAAGCTTAAAGGCGTCCAATTTACATAAGCAATTCAGCTGATTATTCTCCTAATGAAATTACTCTTAGGATAACCAGGCTCTCAAAGTGGTGGTCCacctaaaatttaaaatcaatttttttttgcatgactGGACTGGCATACTATTTTTCGAATAGACTCTGGCTCTTTTTCATCTTTAAAGTACCACCCGTAAGCCTCATTAAACTGGACTCTAAGcctttagaaataattttcctCATTTCGACACCAGCTGCAAATTTTATTGTATCCGGTTTCTAaaattggaaaacaatttttaattttttctaaagtaTCTGCAGATTTTCTAGTACAAGTTTCCACACTTAAAAGATtttctttagattttttattaattttttttatacgagAGTTTCAATCAAATCACATAAAACAATTAacaataacagaaaaaattgataattttaataatgaTAAGATTTTATTGTTCAAGTGACCAGCCTGTGGATATTAACTACCATTTTTTCTAGAGTAGCCACAAATTTTCTTGTATTAAGTTTTGAACCttggaaattaattttcattttctctaAAATACCTGCAGGCTTCAGTGAACTAGATAGCGAtccttgaaaaataattttcaaaataataatattttattatgcaaATCCCCGACCTGGTGATAAAAGCTTTTATTATCTCTAATGTTCCTTCAGATTTAATTTTACAAGTTTCAAAGTCTAggcatatttttcttaattttcttaaatagcaGTTTcaatgaaaaacacaaaaaatagttttaaaaataatactatTTTATTACACAAGTTTCCAtgtatgaacaaatttttttctataaaaaataaaaataaaaaacttacgaAATCGTAAAAACTAATGccattcacttttatttttttcattttcatattgtATTTCCATCGTCAGCTCCTTGAGTACCAAGTTGGAATATAGGGGGCCGTGATAAATATACttgtttattatttagaaaaaataaaatcaaataaattatagatTATTTAATGCAATAAGGCTTGATTAAAGTGTTTGGTAGCACACCTTGATTGGATTTACCAATGAAGCTGGTTTTTCCTAAGTTATTATAAGCAAAATCTTTTCATTTTATACCTCCAGGCGAATTAATTTCATGCATTCAGTCCACTCACAAAAAGTCCCCACAATTTGGTTTTCCCTAACGGAAAATTTTCCAacatgaaaattaatatttaatttccttcaaCTACTACTGGTGCAACTCTAAGAGCATACAAAGCAGCGCCCCAACACCActcatttgaaatgaaaatttctacaaaaatcTCAGAGCACACTGGAGGAATATTTCGCATCCTTTTTGCAATAGAACAGAGATTTCGTCACTCTCAAGTTCACTCTTCTGACGCTCCCACACACTCACCTTGCCAAATAGCGCCATTTGCCACCAAAGCGGCCAAAAACCTTTAACAAAATCACAATTGTTAGAGTGCCAGCAACTCGGCTCAACAAATGTTTCGGATTCGCGAGCGAAAGGACAACACAGCTACTTCGTGAGCGCGTAGAGTGGCGCTCGTATTGGCAGCTGATTTTCGGCAAATTTTCGCTTGCTTCTATTTCTTTTCAGCTACTTTATTATGATATTACTTCCACCTTCTTCTTGTTCGTTTTCTTTTCCTTTGCTTTGCCTGCGTGTCAATGTCTATTGCAGGCCAagaagcaaaaaacgaaaaaggcaaacaacaaaaacaaatacttgcTCAAATGCCAAGTTTACGTACTTACAACATTTTGGGGCGGTGGAAAAGCGAATTTGGTTACAACGAGTTGAATAAACTGTGTAAGAAGCAAGTGggctcagcagcagcagcagcagcagagcaTGCAGGCGCGACCTACAAGCGGGAGAAATGTGAGAgtttgtgtgtgggtgtgtttgCTGTAATTTCCATGTGTATGTGGGTATGTGGATCTTGAAATGCAAAAGGATATTTGCATTTACAAAAGAATTAGCACAATTAGGCTGCTGGGTATTAAAGATGAAATGCTGTGGAGGATGAACTTTTGATGTGATTtaagaaagtattttttttttcctttgtggGTAAACAATTTTCCAAGCGACCAACGGGCAGAAGAGGCTAGGAGATGTCTAGTTTGACGAATAAAAGGTGGATTTTTGTGCGGTATATGGAATTTAGTAGTTAAGAATGGCTTTGAAATTCTCATCAAACAACTTTTAAATACTTACAAGGCATTGATGGTTTTTGAGATCGGTCTATAGAGGGTTGTAGAGCATTTCCTTTAGgaaagttcgaaacttttcaATAAGCATTGGGTAGACCTGCAGATTGTATTGActataattgttgttgttctaaGCGTATGAAATATTCACTACATCTACTTGTGAAAACCCTTTGGCTTATACaggataacaataattttagaGACATTTTTATATGCAAACATTGTCGAATTTGTATGAAAGAAATTGGCAGAGACTGTCAgcaaaaaattcccaaaaatcagAAGGTATTTCGTAGCCATTTACGACGTGCACTctatattaaaatgtaatagGCTATAAAACGGCATACCGctatttattctaaaaattctgattcaattcaattcaatttttgcaCGAAGTTAGAGAAAACGATGTATACGGTTTTTGTGGTAAATGaactaaacttttttaaaaaacactaATAGACACTAAATCAGCAAAAGCTAAAAACCGAATTGGCCAAGATGAATGTGCATGAGTGTGAGTCCGAGTTATTCCGGTAAAGTAGGCCCAACTGGCATGGAAATGCGCATTTGACTTTCAAGCATTCAAAATCTTACTTCGATTCAGACCAGAGATTTGCTAGACCTTCAAAATGTCAAGAGTAGAGTAACATATGAGCACTCCATTTCTTTGTTTCCTTCAGCGAACCACTAATTTGTTCTACCCTCATTTAGATccacttaataaaatttaacgagtattttttttttggcaggagcaattttttcataattactTCATAGGATTCTCCTCTTCACTTACCACATACAACATATTTTCCTTAATAATCCTTCCCAGCCACAGCCTATCACAGTAAAAATGCAAATTCGACAACCGGAAGCGGAAATAAGTAGTGAAATGTGGGAAATGCAACATTCTCGTTTCCTTGAGAAGCCCCAGCAAAAAACCAAATCCCAACTAGCGAGCAAATGTGAATATCCTTTTTAATTTGCTACTTCTGGTATGTAAACGAATAATAAACATAGGCCTTTCCACACAAAAGGAAACAATGAAAAAACCCACTTGGCATAAACTCGAGTCCAAGGCGAAGAGTGAGGAAAAccacaaatgaaaatataacaaaaactgtAAACGCTCATCATAAACGAGGAGAGAattggaaatacattttttgtaactgACCAACGAAACTGCTCAAACATTTGAGAGGATAAAtggagagagggagagagagccAGAGCGAGCGAGTGTGAGAGAGTGCGCAAAAGAGCACATTCAAAGCTACCGTACCGTGAGAGTAGAGCGCACACTTTGAGAAGTGAAAATTTATCTCAAAATGAACTCAACGCAGAGAGTTAATTTGTGCGGCGCTTGAGTGAAAAACGGCAAACGAGTACATTTAATATGTGCAGTGCTGCTCGAATCAGAAGAAAATCCCAGCAATGTGTGATGTGAGAGTTAGCTGTTTTATTTACAGCGTCAGTGGTAAGTTGCTGAGTTGAGCGCGTACTCGACAGCGCTCCAGCGAGAAACTCTACAAACGAGCGCTCAGTAGTAGTGACCACCCAAATACGCTCTAAGTGCTGCCGTTGTCTTCTACAAAAACTCGTTTTTGGGGTGGTTGCGCGCTGGCCACCGCCTGCTAGTGGCAAGAATCGTGCGCCAGCTCGTTCAACTATAGAATTTTCGTtacaagcagcagcagcagcaccgtCGTTTATTATTGACTGCCGTCGCTAATGCTTTGACTTCGCCATcgttgctgctgccgctgctacTACGACTATTATTGCCACACCACACAACCGACTCGAAAGCAAGTCGAATTGTGCATACGACAGCGGCCAAGTGAACGACGAGTAAAAATGTTGAGCTCGACAACGGTTTGCAATCAGTTCGAGTTCGAGCGTCGTATAAAGTGGACGTGTTGGTTGTGTATGATTTTACGCGAAAAACGGGTTTTTCagttttacttttttccatACACACAACCACCAAGCAAACAAACGCTTTAGTTAAAGCTGAAAAACGAAGTCTAGTGGCTGGCAGCAGCTTATGAAAAAGTCAATAATGACTGCAAACAAACGCCGTGCAAAGCGTTTTCCGCCCAACAAATAAAGTGCGTAtaaatcaatgaaaaaaatgttgtgtattTTACGAAGGAAGCGAAGCTGaggcaaaaaaaggaaaaactggTGTAGTGAAAAAGTTCAACGACGACCACGACGACGACGACAACGACGACAATTGCGTTGACAAGTGATATGCTTTGCGTACTAAGCGTGAAAATTGTTGGTTGAGAATTttcgttaatgaaaaatttatgcaGAATAATTCGTTTGGTGGACAAAGTGCAAAGTGTTTCGTGAAAAGCCGTAtgaattggaaatttattaaaatcgatGCAAAGCAAATAGTGTAACAGATTTACAcaagaaattgttttaaaattacaaaaaaaaattaaaaaaaaaactaaccaaCCGACATTTATGTGCAGAATTACAATTCACTACCATGAAAGTATCTAAATGCATTTAACCAAAGGCACCTATTCGACCGCAACGCGTAGAAAGCGCATATCTATGCAAGCGTTTAACTGTATAAgtcattaacaaaaacaaaaaacaaaaaccgagtattaaataaaactaagaaaTGTGTAAATTAAGCAGACTACAAATGCGCCTCTCTGCCAACTACAGCGCGTACACGTTCCTGCTACTAGCACACTTGCTGACCCAGGGCTTGGGTGGCGCTTGGGCACTCCACACTAAGGGCGCCATTAGACCAGAGTCCTCCTATGCACTCTCCTCGGAAGCTGCCTCAGCCAGCGCGGCCAGCATGATGGCCACCTCCATGGCCGGTGCTAGTGCCGCTGCCACAGCAGGCGCTGGTGCTGCATTGTCCTCCGCCTCCAACAACGACGATGCTGCGAGTGCTACATCGGCCGCAGCGGCCGCCGCCCAGCCACAGCCTACAAATCAATGTTCCTGGCAGTATAATGGCACCACATCGGTACGCTGTAATTTGCGCACCATCGAACGGCATATTGCGCTCGATTTGCAGGGCGCTGATGGCACCAGTCAGTTGGAGATCAAATGCAGCGAAATCTACCTCTTTGAATCGCAACTGCCACAGGCGGCATTTGCACGTCTACAAACGTTGGATGTGTTGCGTATTGATGGTTGCAAATTGTTGCAATTGCCGAATAATGCTTTTGAGGGACTGAATGTGCTGCGTACGTTGGCGGTGAATACGCGCAATCCCGATTGGGGACCTGGCAAAACGTTGGAATTGTATCCGGATTCGTTGAATAGCTTGAAGCAGCTGACCGAATTGCAGTTGGGCGATAATAATTTGCGCGCCTTGCCGGCTGGATTTCTATGCCCGGTGGGGAATTTGCAGGTGCTCAATTTGACGCACAATCGCATACGCTCTGCGGAGAATCTCGGTTTCGCCGATATGAATTGTAATGGCGGTAGCGAGCTGCAAGTGCTAGATGCGAGCTTCAATGAGCTGCGCTCTGTGACCGAGAGTTGGGGTATTTCACGCTTGAGGCGattgcaacaattgaatttgcAACACAATAATATTTCGGAGTTGTCGGGCGAGGCGTTGGCCGGACTGAGTTCATTGCGTATAGTTAATTTGAGTAACAATCATTTAGAAACACTGCCCGAGGGACTGTTTGCCGGCTCGAAAGAACTACGTGAAATACATCTGCAAAACAATGAGATTTACGAACTGCCAAAGGGTCTGTTTCACCGTTTGGAGCAATTGCTGGTGGTGGATCTGTCCGGTAATCAGTTGACCTCGAACCACATAGACAATACCACCTTCGCTGGTCTGATACGACTGATTGTGTTGAACCTGGCGCACAATGCGCTCACACGCATCGACTATCGCACTTTCAAGGAGTTGTACTTCCTCCAGATTTTGAATTTACGTAACAATTCCATTGGTCATATCGAAGATAATGCCTTTCTGCCACTCTATAACTTGCACACCTTAAATTTGGCCGAGAATCGTCTGCATACCTTGGATGATAAGCTTTTCAATGGGTTGTATGTGCTTTCAAAACTCACGCTCAACAATAATCTGATCAGCGTAATTGAGCCAAATGTGTTTAAGAATTGCTCTGACCTAAAAGAATTGGATCTGAGCTCTAACCAGCTTAACGAGGTACCGCGCGCTTTACAAGACCTCGCCATGCTACGCACACTAGACTTGGGTGAGAATCAGATACGCACTTTCGACAATCAGAGCTTCAAAAATCTGCATCAGCTGACAGGTTTGCGTCTAATAGACAACCAAATTGGCAACATTACCGTGGGCATGTTCGCCGACTTGCCACGTCTTAGCGTACTCAACCTCGCCAAGAATCGCATACAGTCCATTGAGCGTGGTGCCTTTGACAAGAACTTCGAACTGGAGGCTATACGCTTGGACCGCAACTTCCTGTCCGACATCAATGGCGTCTTTGCTACGCTAGTCTCGTTGCTGTGGCTTAACCTATCGGAAAACCATCTCGTTTGGTTTGATTATGCCTTCATTCCAAGCAATCTCAAATGGCTGGACATACATGGTAACTATATTGAGGCGCTTGGCAACTACTACAAATTGCAAGAGGAGATACGCGTAAAGACGTTGGACGCCAGCCACAATCGCATCACTGAAATTGGTGCCATGTCTATACCAAACACCATTGAATTGCTGTTCATCAATAATAATCTCATCAACACTGTGCATCCGAACTCCTTTGTGGACAAGGTCAATTTGGCGCGCGTCGACCTCTACGCCAACGCGATGTCTAAACTGCAACTTCAACAGTTGCGTGTTGCACCTGTTCAACCGGCCAAACCGCTGCCGGAGTTCTATCTTGGCGGCAACCCATTCGAATGTGACTGCACCATGGACTGGCTGCAACGTATCAACAACCTCACCACACGCCAGCATCCACGCGTCATGGATCTCACAAACATTGAATGCGTCATGCCACATGCGCGCGGTGCCCCCGTACGTCCACTTACCTCACTCAAACCAAAGGACTTCCTCTGTCGCTACGAATCACATTGTTTTGCTTTGTGCCACTGCTGTGATTTTGATGCTTGTGATTGCGAGATGACATGCCCAAGCAATTGTACCTGCTATCACGACCAAATCTGGTCGACCAATGTGGTAGATTGCGGTGGCCAGCAGACCACCGAATTACCGCGTCGTGTGCCCATGGACTCGAGTGTTGTATACTTGGATGGCAACAACTTTCCAGTGTTGAAGGACCATGCTTTCATTGGACGCAAGAATCTGCGTTCACTCTATGTGAATGGCAGCCAGGTAGCGCGCATACAGAACCGCACCTTCGCGGGACTGATTTCACTGCAGGTTTTACACTTGGAAGATAATCTGCTACGAACGCTGCATGGCAACGAATTTGAATTCCTCTTCGCATTACGCGAGCTCTATCTACAAAACAACCAGCTGACTGCGCTGGATAATATAACACTTGCCCCACTCGTGTCCCTTGAAGTGCTGCGCATCGATGGCAATCGCCTGGTGACCCTTTCTATGTGGCAGCTGCAGCAACCACAATTCAAGCAAATGCGTACGCTGGCGCTGGGTCGTAATCAGTGGAGCTGCCGCTGCAAGTTTCTGCAGGAGCTGACGGCCTATGTTGCTGACAACGCGCTGATAGTGCAAGACCTGCAGGACATCTACTGCGTGGACACGGGTGTGAGCGGCAATAGTGTATTGCAAAAACGCGAGCTGGACTTTAATGCCACCGCTGCCTGCACAGATTACTATGCTGGTGGCTCCATGCTGCAACATGGCATACCAAAGACTTACATACCGCTGCTTGCTGCAGCGCTAGCACTCATCTTTTTGCTCGTGGTGAtcatcataatttttgtttttcgtgaATCATTACGAATCTGGCTGTTCGCACACTATGGCGTACGTGTGTTCGGACCGCGTTGTGAGGAGTCGGAGAAGCTGTACGATGCCGTGCTGCTGCACTCGGCCAAGGACTCGGAGTTTGTTGCACAACACTTAGTGGCAGAGCTAGAAACTGGGCGCCCACCGTTGCGTGTGTGCCTGCAACACCGCGATCTAGCGCACGACGCCACACACTATCAGCTGTTGGAGGCATCTCGTGTCTCGCGACGCATAGTCATACTGCTATCACGCAACTTTCTACAGACTGAATGGTCACGCTGCGAGCTGCGACGTGCCGTGCACGATGCGTTGCGAGGGCGACCGCAAAAGCTGGTCATCATCGAGGAACCGGAAGTGCTGTTCGAAGCGGAGAGCGACATTGAACTGCTGCCCTACCTGAAGACGTCCGCAGTGCACCGCATACGTCGCACCGATCGACACTTCTGGGAGAAGCTACGTTACGCGCTGCCCGTCGACTACCCCACCTATCGTGGTGGCGTCGCCGGTGTACCCGGCAATAACTACACATTGGATCACAACCACGAACGCATCAAGCAGCCTGCCAGTCCAGGCATACTCTATCGTCAAGCGCCACCACCCGCTTACTGCACTGATGGTGTGGCGGGCGCAGTTGGCGAGcacggtggtggtggtggtggtggtaccGAACCCACTAACTACTCCTCCGCCACAACAGCGACGCCCAGCCCGCGACCACAACGACGTGAACACGGCGGGGCCGTTGGTGCTACGGCCACGTTGCATAATACCATTGTGGGCACACATCTGCATCCCAGCGCAGCGCAAGCGGCAACGCTGGCAGCCGCAGCAGCACAAAGAGGTGCAGAACTGAATAGCGGTGGAGGCAGCGTTTCTGGCGTAGGAAATAATAGCCAGTATTATCACCATGCCACGGCGCCCAGTCAAACGTACACAATGCGTCCGCCCTCGGAGCACATTTACTCCAGTATCGATTCGGACTACTCGACGCTGGACAATGAGAATATGCTCATGATGCCGCCACCCTCACCCACACCCAATGGTGTTGCGGGCGTGCAGAGCTTACAGCGATTTCAACAACAgcaccaccaccaacaacaacagcaacagcagccgcATATGTCACAAACATGGcggccgcaacaacaacaacagcagcagcatcaacagCGCAGGGAGGTAGAGACGGCGAGTGGCGTGACGTCAGTAACAGCGGCGAACGGACAACAGCAGGGGCCGCATGTGCAGGCGTATCTAGTGTAGATGTAGTTGTAAAGCAAATAGCGGAATAAAAATACGACGCACagctaaagaaataataatgatTTAGATATTTATTAAGTAGGAACGTAGCGAGAAGAATTTGGGACTGGTTCCTGGCACTGAAACTAACACAACAAAAGTGTAAATGTAAAGTTTTTATATTACCTAAAAgttgatatatatttaaatacaagtttaaaaagtctaaaattttgcataaactaaaaatctaattttttttattcggaAAACTATTTAtgctaaaatgaaaaaatttaacacaatttttatttttttttgtattaattttaaaagcGTCAAGTGTCGATATTTGCTGCGTAGCtattattaaaatgtaattgtatttatatgaaacgcgtaaatgaaatacaaaaaaattaaattattaaatatgaaaaagttgCTCAGTTGCCTAAGCTGAACAACTGTtctaaaaactaatttatttaaaaattaactaattaaaatgttaaattgtataaaaaatggtaaatgaaaataaaaataaaaataaaaactaactcATCTACGGCAAACTACTTGACAACCcagtgacgaaaaataaataaagcctaGATAAACAGCAAGGAAAATGCCCTGTTTATgagtttgaaaaaaacaaaaaaaaaaaaaaaacaatttgtaatATTGAACAAAGCGATTAAGTCGATGCAAATGCCGTTAATGACGACGATGATAAACGTATGTAATGTAGTTATGTATGTAAACTCGATTTTcctcatataaatattatataaacctACGTATCTAAAGAGACTCTCATAAGTGTAAATAGCTActatagatatacatacatacacacacatgtatatgcATAAGTCTAAGTACATACATAATGTATATGAATACCGTGTACCTACATGGCTATATTTAGTTAGAGTAACCGCATGAAAGTCTCGGACATTAGCTGTACAGTGAGTGCTGAAGTTGAGTTGAAGCGCTAGAAGGTTGTGCGTGGGGGCAGAGGCGGGTTGGAGCAGCGTGAGGCGTGCAGCGCACAGGTCATGCGACTGCCAGTGATTTCTAGTGCGAATTTATATAAACTACACACACGAACACTCCCGCATACGGATgctcttatgtatgtatgagagCCCGCCCGCCAGCCTCTGTGACCATTGCAGCGCTTCTCGCTCGCTTAACCGACTGTCCAACTACTTGCGTTGTGCCCGAGCTgatgtgtaaatatttaatttaattaatataaaataaacaactaTTACAGCAGCAaataaaacacacacacacacagacgcacacacatacacggaACAACACCACCACAAGCAAAACTGCCAAACGCTATGTAACAATTAATATAACACTGATGTACAGTTACAGTTGGTTAATGTGCACTACACTAATGACGCAAGGACATTCATTACTGTTGACAAGGACGC is a genomic window of Anastrepha ludens isolate Willacy chromosome 6, idAnaLude1.1, whole genome shotgun sequence containing:
- the LOC128866708 gene encoding toll-like receptor 7; the encoded protein is MCKLSRLQMRLSANYSAYTFLLLAHLLTQGLGGAWALHTKGAIRPESSYALSSEAASASAASMMATSMAGASAAATAGAGAALSSASNNDDAASATSAAAAAAQPQPTNQCSWQYNGTTSVRCNLRTIERHIALDLQGADGTSQLEIKCSEIYLFESQLPQAAFARLQTLDVLRIDGCKLLQLPNNAFEGLNVLRTLAVNTRNPDWGPGKTLELYPDSLNSLKQLTELQLGDNNLRALPAGFLCPVGNLQVLNLTHNRIRSAENLGFADMNCNGGSELQVLDASFNELRSVTESWGISRLRRLQQLNLQHNNISELSGEALAGLSSLRIVNLSNNHLETLPEGLFAGSKELREIHLQNNEIYELPKGLFHRLEQLLVVDLSGNQLTSNHIDNTTFAGLIRLIVLNLAHNALTRIDYRTFKELYFLQILNLRNNSIGHIEDNAFLPLYNLHTLNLAENRLHTLDDKLFNGLYVLSKLTLNNNLISVIEPNVFKNCSDLKELDLSSNQLNEVPRALQDLAMLRTLDLGENQIRTFDNQSFKNLHQLTGLRLIDNQIGNITVGMFADLPRLSVLNLAKNRIQSIERGAFDKNFELEAIRLDRNFLSDINGVFATLVSLLWLNLSENHLVWFDYAFIPSNLKWLDIHGNYIEALGNYYKLQEEIRVKTLDASHNRITEIGAMSIPNTIELLFINNNLINTVHPNSFVDKVNLARVDLYANAMSKLQLQQLRVAPVQPAKPLPEFYLGGNPFECDCTMDWLQRINNLTTRQHPRVMDLTNIECVMPHARGAPVRPLTSLKPKDFLCRYESHCFALCHCCDFDACDCEMTCPSNCTCYHDQIWSTNVVDCGGQQTTELPRRVPMDSSVVYLDGNNFPVLKDHAFIGRKNLRSLYVNGSQVARIQNRTFAGLISLQVLHLEDNLLRTLHGNEFEFLFALRELYLQNNQLTALDNITLAPLVSLEVLRIDGNRLVTLSMWQLQQPQFKQMRTLALGRNQWSCRCKFLQELTAYVADNALIVQDLQDIYCVDTGVSGNSVLQKRELDFNATAACTDYYAGGSMLQHGIPKTYIPLLAAALALIFLLVVIIIIFVFRESLRIWLFAHYGVRVFGPRCEESEKLYDAVLLHSAKDSEFVAQHLVAELETGRPPLRVCLQHRDLAHDATHYQLLEASRVSRRIVILLSRNFLQTEWSRCELRRAVHDALRGRPQKLVIIEEPEVLFEAESDIELLPYLKTSAVHRIRRTDRHFWEKLRYALPVDYPTYRGGVAGVPGNNYTLDHNHERIKQPASPGILYRQAPPPAYCTDGVAGAVGEHGGGGGGGTEPTNYSSATTATPSPRPQRREHGGAVGATATLHNTIVGTHLHPSAAQAATLAAAAAQRGAELNSGGGSVSGVGNNSQYYHHATAPSQTYTMRPPSEHIYSSIDSDYSTLDNENMLMMPPPSPTPNGVAGVQSLQRFQQQHHHQQQQQQQPHMSQTWRPQQQQQQQHQQRREVETASGVTSVTAANGQQQGPHVQAYLV